One window of Paenibacillus albicereus genomic DNA carries:
- a CDS encoding Fic family protein — MKFPKDYLDDLLVRMTYHSSAIENNTITLSETISILLHHTIPNKVSVREFYEVENHRMAFNFIVENTDRELSISLIHDVHSLLMDRIHHERGRFKTHENAIVGATFQTASAKETPLLIHQWVQNLTYQIEQAQTTSEIVKAVCYAHIQFERIHPYADGNGRTGRLIMMFLLLKNNILPFVIPKESKYEYIRFLEDQDVEGFSAFASSILEQESLRYEAFLNSKSE, encoded by the coding sequence ATGAAGTTTCCCAAAGATTATTTAGACGACCTTTTGGTACGGATGACCTATCACTCATCTGCCATTGAAAACAACACCATTACGTTAAGTGAAACCATCTCCATTCTTCTTCATCATACGATACCGAACAAAGTGTCTGTACGTGAGTTTTATGAAGTTGAGAACCATCGGATGGCTTTTAACTTTATTGTCGAAAATACGGACCGTGAATTGTCTATCTCATTGATTCACGATGTTCATTCCCTTCTGATGGATCGGATCCATCATGAGCGCGGACGGTTTAAAACTCATGAAAATGCCATTGTAGGAGCAACGTTTCAAACCGCGTCTGCCAAAGAAACGCCGTTGCTTATTCATCAATGGGTTCAAAACCTCACCTACCAAATCGAACAGGCCCAAACGACGAGTGAGATTGTAAAAGCCGTTTGCTATGCTCACATCCAGTTCGAGCGTATCCATCCCTATGCGGACGGAAACGGTCGAACAGGGCGTTTGATCATGATGTTTCTTTTATTGAAGAACAACATCCTACCATTCGTCATACCAAAGGAAAGCAAGTACGAGTACATTCGGTTCTTAGAAGACCAGGACGTGGAGGGGTTTTCAGCATTTGCATCTTCCATACTCGAACAAGAGTCCCTGCGTTACGAGGCGTTTTTGAATTCGAAAAGTGAATAA